atacacgcaaaaatgccgcgcgactggccgctcgaagcgcTTTGCGTGCATTCGCTGGTTTCtctcacgctcgggaaaacacttttatgtagcacgtattgagaaacataaagcggtatcggtagtttttcaagttgctctacaattttcccattgacattTTTACatccaattataatatttgagaagttgattaattaattaagactaattatgtaattaggcggaatgcacaaaataatctaagtatctacaagcgacggcaaacaacattgcttggttctgtccagcaacgAGGCATTTGCATACTTTAAAATCTTGTTTATGAttgttgggacactctgtatatgaTTCAACTGAAGTTCGATGCGCAGCTCGCAGATCTTCGAAGTCCTGTCTAAGTCCTTGTCTGCACGGGGCACggcccgctgccacgctttaagtgcctcatcgccatcaggcaccgagaaaatggatgttttttttttttttttctgctttttctagcagaaacatagcctgttgtgtAGCAAGGCGCAAAACAgggcgtctgtcgtttcatgcgacttgccattgcttcttacggcatggcaacgtgtaaaaatatTATCATCACAAGGAagcacaactgcacagcgtgaatgcgaacagaaacgagcgtggagcaaaaagagccgaacagaaccatgccaaccgagcccactcgctagctccggcagcagccaaactacagcggaggcatctaagcatggaagaaggaaaatataggaggacGATTGTCGCCGACTGCGGTGACCCAACACGTGATAAAAACGTCAcaacgtcagagcgcgcggtaggttttagtactcccggttgatgagttttttttttttcttttttttttcaattcccaTTCGAAACGATTGCGACGTCAAACTATAGCTGTGCACAGCATGACCCCAGCCTCACCAACCAGGTTACAAAAGCCttgcaggacctcaataaagttttccgaccgaccgaccgaccgaccgaccgaccgaccgaccgaccgacccgtTTGCActtctacacgaaggcactcaacaaagagagagcgtcttcccgtgaaaagaagcaCCTGGAGCTCAGGCGCGTCACTTAGCAgaggctgacaacgttctgtttgaactACTTGTGAACTATTTAAACAAAATGTTTTTgttctcgcgaaaaaaaaaaaaaaaaaaaaaactcaccagctcaggtgcgtcgtGTAGCAAAACATCATCGATGACtgagaatggtttgttttaaacggattgtaAGCCACTCTTCAAAAACGAGCTGTTTGCGTAAGCAGTGTGTCGGAAATAAAATGTTGGCTTCCGAGTTAAAAatgggaattttcttgctttgcgttcgATAAGGTGTTAGCGGGAGTAAATCGGATAAAGAAAGCTACATTCTGCTATCGACGCGCGctcaatcggattgttaccttggcgcctttTAATTCCTAAGGGGCTAATAGCATAGCTACTCTATAGCAATTTGCAGCCATGAacgagcgagaatatatattacgaagctttcttaTATGTTATTGCATGTTGGGCTGCGTGCGCGGATGATCGCATTCTACGCCGCGCCCCTGCGCTGCGGCTGCTAGCTGCCGTCGTggcagacgatgatgatgatttaatggcctcccctttgaaacagggcggtgacaaatagtcacctagcctgcgtgatttaatcaggtatgctatacatgttttttttatctagcatttttgcatacatttcattactctttcttttttccctcaaATATATCtacctttctttatttccttaaagaccccacacGGGGGTATTACaaccttgtacctctacctatgactaagagataAAATCAGGTCGTataaatctcttccctgcttttttttccaccaatactctaaacgtctcttgcttatctcgactgctgaccgtttgatgcttccgtccactttaaacccaagcgcttctggaaggtctACGTCACCttctgttctcactgggtgaatcccttcacattccattaggatgtgtttaATGGTCTGCGGATCTTTGCTGcaacatacacatgcctcatctagttccgaatatttgctccggtatgctttggtccttaggcaaccggctcgagcctcaaatagcaaggcactgccctttgtgttattgtacagaatttcccttctaatttctttcttctccttcttgtaTATATCCATCGTCCATATCCATTGTCCGCACGCTGCCACACGTGTAGGCGTGTGGCAGCTCTCCCTGGCGGTTTCCTCCtaaagcgccacgcgcgagccggGGCGTTCATcgcacttccccattctagccactgtaacaaGGCTTTCCCCAAGAATTGACTTTAGGGAGGGTGTCTAAatttctagggggggggggggggggcgtagagAAGAAGCGGTAgtccttttttaaattttattttgtgtTGATGTGTCGCAGGCGACTAGCAATGGTTATGACTCCCATACCCATGACAAAGATTGCGAACAATTACTTCACTTGACACAAGGACTAAACTCGTAAGAACAAGGAATACATAAAATGTGTCCTCTACATAAACACCATCACATCTTCCACCACAAGCCAGCTATGGACGATGTGTCCCTTCGCGTACACTCCCTTATTCCGGTACTAATAAACAAAATTCCCTGtcgtgtgtaaaaaaaaaaaatatcgttaCAAATCAagggttacagaaaaaaaaaggggggggggtgtacaCTCCCCCTAGGGAGCGTTAGGGAAATCCCTGCCAAGGAATACTCGAGTTCGACCTATATAACTCATTGACGAGAAATACAAATTAACATTAAAATTATATTATGAGTACGATTTCGTCCCCACGTTAGCTTGGTGGGGAGGAAATCGGCAGCTGCAGGATCATATGTGGTAGAGGGCATCCTCGTCTGTTTAAGAAGAGGAAGAGCAAAAGCAGGCGTGCGCCATTCCCGAGCCTCTGGAACATGGAGCCGAGTCCAAGAACCCTGTATCAAGAGTCCGGCGAGCGGAGAAGTTCTCCCGAGGCCAAGTACAGAGTGGTGCGCACGCGATCCCCTTCGCACATCATCCAGACAACGCACAGTCGGCTGCCGTACGTGGTCGTGTGCACGGTCGGGGTGATCATGGTGCTGGTGGGTGTGGCTGTGTCGACGTATAAGCTGCAGAATGGCAGCACCATCCTGGAGCTCTTCAACCGCTCCATATCGCTACTCACGTACAACTCTACATCCAGCCAAGACAGCAGCGAAGCCGGTGCTCAGCCGGCCAGGCATTTGCTCAAGCACGAGGTCAAGCTCGGCGACTCCGAGCCTACATGCAAGACAGACGCATGCATCTGGATAGAGCGCTACCTGCGTGGAAAGCTCAACACCAGTGTGAGCCCCTGTGTGGACTTCTACGCATATGTCTGTTCCTCCAAGTGGTTCGCCAAAGGTTTAGACATCAGGGACAGACCATACGCGGAGCGCAGCACAGGCATGTTGATGCTGGACGTCGAAAAATTTTTTCGCAGCTATCTAAAGCAGAACGAAGAACGCTACCATAAGTATCCAGGAGTGTTTTTGCACCAAGCTATTTCTCTTCTGCCAAAGTGCCAGTCCGAAGAGAAGGAGGACAAAAGCTTCACTTCACTAAGAAGCCTTCTTGAAGAGTACAACTTGGGAAATTGGCCTTACAGAAAGGCACCGCGGGGCGTCAATATCGTGACTATTTCCGCATTCGTCGACAGGGACCTGGGTGTGTTCTCTTTGGCGCGAGTGTACCTTAAGAAACCATTCGAGGATGATCGAGGCTATACTGTTCATTTGGACAAACCTAGCTCCACACTTGAAAGACATCAGCTGGCCTTCCTGTCCGAATCTGTGGAAAACTACACAGACAAAGTGGCGCTGGCACTTTCACTCTTCGAGAAGAGGCAAGATATGAGTGAGCAAGCTGATGCAATTGTAGCACTAGAGAAGAAACTTGCTACTGCAATGCCAATCTCCAAATTTACAGAATTTCAGGACAGAATTAAGCGTATTGGGCAACTAGACCGCAGGGGAAAGTGGGATTGGAAAGAGTACTTGAATATAATTTTTCAAGACATTGAGGTATTTGACAATGAGAAGCCTGTGTGCATCATGCACCAGGACTACCTCCTCAAAATGGCGTCAGTTGTTAACGAAACTGAGACTGTAACTTTGCTGAATTACATCGGCTACCGCTTAGTGGTGCACGTTTCTCCTCTGTTGGCCAAACCTGCTGATCGCCTGCTCCGACTGAGCCATGACAACTACCAAGAATTCGTGCCCGACCGACTCCAAGCTTGCATGCACCTTTTGGAAAGAGTTTACAAACAAGGTATGCGCTTCTTTGCTAGAATGACCTTCAGCAAAGATAACTCCACTCTGTTGCTCAAGCACTACGACTACAGCATGTCCAACGTTGAAATTCAACTCAAGAGCACTATGGCAGACAGACTTCTCTCTACGTCTTCCTGGCTAGATCGCTCAGCAATAGGAATAGGCGTCGACAAGCTAGAGAACATGCGACTGGCGTTTCTGGGAAGCACGGACGACATAAACACCGTCGCGAACTACTACAACTTCAACGCCCAACCACTGGACCCAACTCATCTCTTGGAAAGTTTCAGAGAAGTTCAGGCAGGCACCATGAACATCTATTGGGAGACTAAGCCTCCGAAGGACGACTTAGACGCGAGATACGACCACTCGGCATTGACCCCTGGCTACGAGTACTTCTTTGGGCGAAACGTGTTGTTCATTCCACATGGAAATATCGCGTTTGCTAATGACATTAGCAAAAACATGGAGCCTGTGTTGTATCCCCTTCTGCTTCCCAACGTTCTTCGGGGGATGTTTTCAGCGGTAGACCGTCGAGGCGCCACTGTGGACCACAACTTGGCCGTAGCGACTTGGTGGAACACAGATGAACTGAGCAAGTTCTCCCAGATGGAGCTCTGTTTCCAGGACCAATACTACATTGAGATACGGGAACTTGTTGGCGACAGTTTCGACGCGCGGATAAAGCTGGATGAAAATATCGCAGACAACGCAATACTTGCACCGTTGCACGACCTTTACCTGAAGACTCTGACCTCGCAGGGTATCACGCTTGACAAACAGAAGCTTGTCTTAGACATTGGTGACGTAGACATGCACAAACTGTTTTTCATTTCATATGCACTTGGCCTATGCGACAATCCAAGTAAGAAGTCATCCGTACGCAAAGTGAAATACGAAAGGATTCCTGGCAGGCTTCGCATCAACATACCACTGATGAACTTCGCAAAGTTCGCAACAGCGTTTAACTGTCCCGTGAATTCACCCATGAACCCTGCCAGAAAGTGTACAGTGTGGTAGTTCTATGCACAAACCTCAACATATACAAAACTGCTCACTACCCGATGCAGAGCACACAAAAACGTCTCACTTGTTTGCATCATTCTTCATCATATACAACTTCATAAGCAGGCATTGAAAGCATCAAGAGCAGTTTTTCTGAAATAAAGTTCTACAAATACAGTACAACCAGGTTTCTTtctttatagcgaagctgttaagggctaggttccaggagatcgtgtcGGCGTGTAGAAAAGCCACGTGACTTAGCGGGAGAGGAAGGAGGAGAGCAGCTCATCTCTGTGAtcctgtgagagggtgcagacgAAAatgagaacggggaggggggttgacgtatgtcgcgccgtccaatactctcGTTgtagggggagagcgtgaggcgcgccaaccaatgacGGTGTACGAAACAAGTGGGTCAACCGAGGAGTGGGGTGtaagaggagttcgcgttagcgttgttTGTATACACGGAGCTTtggttgtggggtctcacacgtgctcttgggacaaaggaatgacaacacagtagtgcaaacaatcaaaagggcatttattgcacctttcatacactaatacatgctcgccgaattactaccaatagaaaattcacatgggcgcgcgacaaatcaagcaagtccgactcaccgcgaccggatagcgagagaatatgttcgccccatgctatgacaccatcgcctagtcgttcacgtgtacggtcacgcgaacggtagcgcgttcgaacgattcgtgttcgtccataccggtgtcctgctcttagcctcgcgagacggtcccgcgaagcgggccggcgcacgcgcgaagcgttcgtgcatgttggtcgccgatcctcagccaaagaggaagcgccttcgacctttttctcccaagtcaccccgccgttcggtggcgttagcatcgcgacactcgcgccatctctcgcaatgcgccgcaaccgccacgaccgccgccggtccacgcggtgaagccggattacagagacgcgtgagagtcgcgcatccccacatggtcaaggactcttgtctgggaacgtcgtaggaaagcgtgaggaacgcgctaggaacgccgtcgcccgtgaaCGCCGACGCGTCCCTTCCCCCGAAACGCgttaggaacgccgtcgcccgtagacgccgagccagttctttcagagccgggcattatatagccatcgtctaagtgttaaaaaataccccattgtgctactcggagccgacACCGAAGCCTTTTTCTCAAGTACGTAGCGAAgaggtcggtttaccattttgtagccaaattcaacatagcaaatccccaatatagctaaaccctaacatagcaaatcccaccagagcgccagcttcgatgaatttccttcttcacagagtggaagggctggttttttttttttttttcagcgaagctgttaagggctagggtacagtgtactagaaaggGCAGTGCAGCGGGCGGCACTCTCCGCGTGGCTCCGGCGGCGTCGTCAatagcggcggcgctgcgatcgaccactcttgtagggtgcctcgatgccagcgccgccgttcagggtggtgccatcctttgaccgcccccgcgccgccgctttctcgctgcgacgccatcttgaatcacagcgagcggttgcgagtgcttgctgccggtgcttagttcgagaaacagtgcgcgcggatgcttcgctgacgcttctgcttgctggacagtgttcagacgcatgaatgacaagcttgtcaagtgcatcgagtcgacatgacgggctgttgtgttcccaagtgcaccggatcgacgcgtaaagggcttcgttgtttacgctttccccgggacccagagcgaaggaagagatgggaagcccaagtaaagtggtatcactggaaggcaacggatagctcctacatttgcgaggtaagtgtcaagaaagtttagactatcgcaccgtgtttttcatttaaataagaaagtattctgtgatcctcgctcacgtacctacgttcgcacACGAAccaagcactgcaccgatgctgtctgagtagcctatggtttgcgagcgcgcgtcgcataggctttaccgttttgatcggcgcagtctatgcgagtagtacccttattttaaggactgacgaaaatacttagccgcgaaatagccttacattagctacaaatcgtcatgtaaaccacttattttactttttcacgggaagcacacatcgtgtgtctcttgtttctttttttttcctcaatttcttttttcgctactggttatttgggactaaagaacgcagtgcttcttctggggagagcggctgttgtgtacgtggcaagcgaagcattgtgatttccTTTGTATTCTCaccagatatcttgcggatctcaggttgttacgttatatagctgattttttagacgaatatatttgtagcgtggtgctcgtaagccgatggtcattcgtgctcattcccgatcgtagtgggtactgtgacggtctttaaatgcctgtgcacgatatgcccaggtgtagtagagttaaggggcatcatgggaccaaaatgtttcggcgctttctggcatggtgtctgttgtagcctgtgcatttcttcgaaacgtgtgaagcgaggtaatacagcattacttctgcgaaaatttatttttaagcactttaatgggttctctgtatttaaagggaacttttcatatcaataatcacttttgttgttttacttgtacttagaaacaatTTGAAGAGCACCaatacgagggaaatcgacaggatgggcgccgtctgttaaagtcaacagccctacatcatcatggactatattttcgaagtgaaaaacattgctaatctgtatttgactgtcttagtttcatttacggtttttgtacgcgatatgtatgcagtgttgtttattttttcaatgtagttatcaatgttctaatggttatttataaaatgttctgtactcgccatcgatgtgtttggctgatgcgacgtattcgatggtagctgatgtattctggctggatatcttgattaatattacccgcggttgcgttttcttgtttctattcttgttttcgatttatattgtgtctaataaggttgatgtactcacttgaccccccccccccccatgtaatgaataaagtaaaaaaaaaaaactcactatcccgaattgtgtgtgtcgagcctactttgcgaatttttttatctcgtctttcaacataaccttcaggcgccacacagtacatataatgtTTCATGTagatatctctttcatgattgactgtactagacattataagtaaatgtattttgtgcatcgtttggtttcttgtgtgtactacgcaagattgacacagacaagttacgttacatttttctctacagcactaactaaaccttattttcacatcgcagttatttttacaccagcttaatcctgtcagcacacagttttgtgggcaaaaaaaaagcaaaattgcgcgtagatatcgtcaaataattgcaacgaacgcgaagagcacgcgcaacgcaagggaaactaaccgccgtgcgcgagtggctggctacggtaaaggaggcgtgacgtgtaaaccaaaatacaacagtgaaaaagaaaaacttccacacacagggggtcgcaaaccttatataccaagcatcgaagcgcaaaaaaatgcgtatttcaaacatacacacgacaTATTAAATgcgattgaattaggcaacttggggcatgttcccggcgccatacatttacgtcttggaccttcgacgagtgaacggctattggttataaagatgtgcagatgcgatcccgataaaaaaaatcctcatcaaggcaaagcacttggaagtgcgccgcgagaaACACTATTTAtaaacgcaagcgtagctgagtctgagctcgtgtgattcaatatggcggcgccagcggggttgtctccaccctgaacggaggcgctgggcatcgaggttCCCTACCACTCttgaagagaagcagacgacacaccCGCATCCACTGTGACGCTCGTATATGCTTGGCGCGTGCTGGAAACATTGTTCAGATTTTTGCCCGTAAGCACTTAGTTTATTTAGTCTGCATTGTCTGCTTATCATCAGAAAATACAATGCGTACTGCTTTTTAGTCTCTTTTTTGCCACAGAAACAAAAGCGGTCTCTGAAATGACTACAGCGCGTCTATCCTCGCCGCTTGAATCTTGCCACGCTCTTGAGAATACGGGCAGGGTTGATCGCATTTGAGTCCCATCCAAATGAACTTTTTCAACACGTTCAGCAATCAGGATCGAGTTTGTTAAGCTTACAGAGCTTGAGGGCGCATACGAGTCTACGATCGCGGGCGAGCAGATTCGGACTGTACATAATCGCAATCGGCTGGCCGCGTGGCAGGGGAATTAAACGTAGCTAGTCCCCGCAACAACGAAAGTAAGTTTAAATTAAGCAGGCACACTGTACACTCGTTATCTCCTTTCAATGACACGTTAGGTGACGGTCTGGAAAAAGAgggagcgagaaaaaaaaaagaaactgcgccAATTAATAACATCGCGCAGAATCAGCTGGACTCGTTGCTGTGGACGCGAGCTGAAATTTTCACGAATTAAAAAGCTACACTGGAAACATTCATGTACGAATTGAAAAAGTCACATACATCCACAGAAGCAATTTATTCTGAAAAAATCACTGAAGTTCAGCTGTTAAACCATGTCCCAGCCGCAAAGTAAGCACAAATGAACAGAAGAAGACTAACACAGCAATGATGCAGGAAGCTAAATGGCAATTTCAGTGAAGTGGCAAAGCAGCTAAACGAGCTACAGAATTTCACAAAAGGGGCACAAGCTCATGGTCTGTGCAATCTGCAACTAAATGCTAACAATGAGGCATCACAGAGTATGAGAACACATATACGAGGTAGGGCACAAAACATTGATATCTGGAATAGCTTTCCACACTAATGCAGTGACAGCATTGCCATGGTAATGGGCAGCAAGTGAACTACAAAtgtgcagctgcttgctttgcttCAGCAAATCCGCACAATTAGCAAGGttaagtgtaaaaaaaaataacagaggttagggagacaaaaataaaacacgCGATGTGATAGTTACACTGCACCTAGTTTAACCTGCTTAGCTTAAGGTGTTTGGCTGAATTACGCTTCCTCGGCAGTTTGGATTTCTTTCGCCTTTCACAAAAAAGTACAGTCTCATGACAACATAAAACCCGAATATACGTCCAGTTAGGCTCTTTTCGTGGCATTCGCAACCTACCTGCAAGAGGGAATCATGATGTATCATGTGCAAAACATCcatgatattgttacggtgaagggaaagaagaaggtgacgcgaacgggaggaagacgaagtctctggccgttgcctgaacgccatatttcttcgcttgtaaatatacatccttctacactcgtgggcctgctttcttcctgcaacattttggtggaggtgcggggtacaatcacggaacttcgcagtggacgtcatctacctgccgccacaatggcagatcaaccgacacaaccgacaacgcctcagcagtccacgccaacggtcatcctcactcatctgcgggacccggggacattttgtggcacggacaacaccgacgtcgaggactggcttgcgatgtacgaacgagtgtgcgacaacaacaggtggggtccaacaatgatgctagcaaacctcatgttttatctgaaaggaactgcgaagcaatggtacgatacgcatgaagccgacctaacaagctgggatgtctgcaaagaaaaaatgcgtgacctgtttggcagacctgtcggtcgtcagttggcagcaaaaaaagaacttgcatgccgcgctcagacgtccacagaatcctatgtcgtgtacatacaggatgtgctggctctctgccgcaaggctgataacaccatgaccgaggcggacaagattggtcatatactaaaaggtattgcagacgacgccttcaatctcctgatgtgtaaggattgtgccactgtggatgcaattataaaggagtgccggcgcttcgaacaagcgaaaggccgccgcgtccctcaacatttcgacaggctgcccaataccgccgcgacatcttcgtgcgcagacccgccgcggttcgttcagccgacaggatcagaagatctaacgcgtatcgttcgccgtgagcttgaggccatggctccggctccaattcgttccgactgtcgggaaagtgtgcccgctatctcgcgggcacaagcggtcgttcgggaagaaatagcgagtttgggcattccatctctctgctcggtccgccatacgaacacctaccagatttctccggccgctcgctcccagacgcaaagcttcccgccactccgccgcaaccccgctgactggcg
The DNA window shown above is from Dermacentor silvarum isolate Dsil-2018 chromosome 1, BIME_Dsil_1.4, whole genome shotgun sequence and carries:
- the LOC119449914 gene encoding neprilysin-1 yields the protein MEPSPRTLYQESGERRSSPEAKYRVVRTRSPSHIIQTTHSRLPYVVVCTVGVIMVLVGVAVSTYKLQNGSTILELFNRSISLLTYNSTSSQDSSEAGAQPARHLLKHEVKLGDSEPTCKTDACIWIERYLRGKLNTSVSPCVDFYAYVCSSKWFAKGLDIRDRPYAERSTGMLMLDVEKFFRSYLKQNEERYHKYPGVFLHQAISLLPKCQSEEKEDKSFTSLRSLLEEYNLGNWPYRKAPRGVNIVTISAFVDRDLGVFSLARVYLKKPFEDDRGYTVHLDKPSSTLERHQLAFLSESVENYTDKVALALSLFEKRQDMSEQADAIVALEKKLATAMPISKFTEFQDRIKRIGQLDRRGKWDWKEYLNIIFQDIEVFDNEKPVCIMHQDYLLKMASVVNETETVTLLNYIGYRLVVHVSPLLAKPADRLLRLSHDNYQEFVPDRLQACMHLLERVYKQGMRFFARMTFSKDNSTLLLKHYDYSMSNVEIQLKSTMADRLLSTSSWLDRSAIGIGVDKLENMRLAFLGSTDDINTVANYYNFNAQPLDPTHLLESFREVQAGTMNIYWETKPPKDDLDARYDHSALTPGYEYFFGRNVLFIPHGNIAFANDISKNMEPVLYPLLLPNVLRGMFSAVDRRGATVDHNLAVATWWNTDELSKFSQMELCFQDQYYIEIRELVGDSFDARIKLDENIADNAILAPLHDLYLKTLTSQGITLDKQKLVLDIGDVDMHKLFFISYALGLCDNPSKKSSVRKVKYERIPGRLRINIPLMNFAKFATAFNCPVNSPMNPARKCTVW